Proteins co-encoded in one Brassica oleracea var. oleracea cultivar TO1000 chromosome C4, BOL, whole genome shotgun sequence genomic window:
- the LOC106336730 gene encoding fe(3+)-Zn(2+) purple acid phosphatase 12-like — MSSRSDLTIMRVCFIIFLLGVLVELCDGGITSGYVRSRGGRRLDPPLGLLRGSDLPDDMPLDSDVFLPDDRPLHSDVFLPDKKKKDSYVFVPDDMPLDSDVFKVPPGPNTPQQVHITQGNHEGNGVIISWVTPSAPGSNTVRYWSENGKSKKLAEATMNTYRFFNYTSGYIHHCLIDDLEFDMKYYYEIGSRKWQRRFWFFTPPKPGPDVPYTFGLIGDLGQTYDSNRTLSHYEMNPGKGQAVLFLGDLSYADLYPLHDNNRWDTWGRFVERSVAYQPWIWTAGNHEIDYAPEIGETEPFKPFTNRYHTPYKASGSISPLWYSIKRASAYIIVMSCYSSYGVYTPQYKWLRKEFQRVNRKETPWLIVLVHCPFYHSYERHYMEGETMRVMYEPWFVKSKVDVVFAGHVHAYERSERVSNIAYNIVNGLCEPISDESAPVYITIGDGGNAEGLLTDMMQPQPSFSAFREPSFGHGLLDIKNRTHAYFSWNRNDDGSSEEADSVWLLNRFWGAPKNISLGFGCLPNTN; from the exons ATGAGTTCAAGATCTGACCTTACAATCATGCGTGTTTGCTTCATAATCTTCTTGCTTGGAGTTCTTGTTGAGCTATGTGATGGAGGGATTACCAGTGGATATGTTAGAAGCAGGGGCGGACGCAG GCTGGATCCGCCCCTGGGACTACTTAGAGGAAGTGATTTACCTGACGACATGCCATTAGACAGCGATGTCTTTTTACCTGACGACAGGCCATTACACAGCGATGTCTTTTTACCTGATAAAAAAAAAAAAGACAGCTATGTCTTTGTACCAGACGACATGCCATTAGACAGCGATGTCTTTAAAGTTCCCCCCGGTCCTAACACTCCCCAACAGGTTCATATAACGCAAGGTAACCATGAAGGCAATGGAGTGATTATTTCATGGGTGACTCCTTCTGCTCCCGGTTCTAACACAGTTCGCTATTGGTCTGAGAATGGAAAATCGAAGAAGCTAGCAGAAGCAACCATGAACACCTACCGTTTCTTCAATTATACATCTGGTTACATCCACCACTGCCTCATTGATGATTTGGAA TTTGATATGAAATACTACTATGAAATTGGGAGTAGGAAGTGGCAGAGGCGATTCTGGTTCTTTACTCCGCCTAAACCTGGTCCTGACGTACCTTACACCTTTGGCTTAATTG GGGATCTAGGACAAACATATGATTCAAATCGAACGTTAAGCCATTATGAGATGAATCCGGGAAAAGGACAGGCTGTTTTGTTCCTAGGAGACTTGTCTTATGCGGATCTTTACCCTTTGCACGACAACAACAGATGGGATACTTGGGGAAGATTTGTTGAGAGAAGTGTTGCTTATCAACCTTGGATATGGACTGCAGGAAACCACGAAATCGACTATGCTCCTGAAATT GGTGAAACAGAACCATTCAAGCCTTTTACGAATCGGTATCATACGCCGTACAAGGCATCGGGAAGTATCTCTCCATTGTGGTATTCCATCAAGAGGGCTTCAGCTTATATTATTGTTATGTCTTGTTACTCATCTTACG GGGTATACACTCCTCAGTACAAATGGCTACGAAAGGAGTTCCAAAGAGTAAACCGAAAAGAGACTCCATGGCTGATAGTCTTAGTACATTGCCCCTTTTACCATAGCTATGAGCGTCATTACATGGAAGGTGAAACAATGAGGGTCATGTACGAGCCGTGGTTCGTCAAGTCCAAGGTCGATGTCGTGTTTGCAGGCCATGTTCATGCCTATGAGAGATCG GAACGTGTTTCTAACATTGCCTACAACATTGTCAATGGATTGTGTGAGCCAATATCGGATGAGTCGGCTCCGGTGTACATAACCATCGGGGACGGAGGAAACGCAGAAGGCTTGCTTACTGA CATGATGCAGCCACAGCCGAGCTTCTCTGCCTTCCGAGAACCTAGCTTTGGGCACGGGTTGCTGGATATCAAAAACAGGACTCATGCCTACTTCAGCTGGAATCGGAACGATGATGGGTCTTCCGAGGAAGCGGATTCTGTGTGGTTGCTTAATCGGTTTTGGGGAGCTCCAAAGAATATTTCCCTGGGTTTTGGTTGCCTCCCGAACACAAATTGA